The DNA region CGGACAAAGTCACAGGTTCACATGCTGGCAGTAGAGGTCCCGGTGTGTCAATATGGCCGTACATTTACGAGCCGACCGGATGGATGACGTGAACGACGAAGAACAGATGCTGGTGCAGACGGTGCGGGCGTTCATCGACCGTGAGGTCAAGCCCACCGTGCGTGAGGTCGAGCACGCCAATCAATATCCCGAGGCGTGGATCGAGCAGATGAAACACCTCGGCATCTACGGCCTGGCCATACCCGAGCAATACGGCGGCACCCCGGTCTCGATGCCCTGCTACGTCGAGGTCACCCAGGAACTCGCGCGCGGCTGGATGAGCCTGGCCGGCGCCATGGGCGGGCACACCGTGGTCGCCAAACTGCTGACCCTGTTCGGCACCGACGACCAAAAACAGCGCTACCTACCCGCGATGGCCACCGGCGAACTACGCGCCACCATGGCCCTGACCGAACCCGGCGGCGGCTCCGACCTACAAGCCATGACCACCACCGCCCGCACCGACGGCGACGACCTGGTCATCACCGGCGCCAAAACCTGGATCTCCAACGCCCGCCGCTCCGGCCTGATCGCCCTGCTGTGCAAAACCGACCCCACCGCAGTTCCCAAACACAAAGGGATCTCGATCGTGCTGGCCGAACACGGCGACGGCCTCACCGTCTCCCGCGATCTACCCAAACTCGGCTACAAAGGCGTCGAGTCCTGCGAGCTGGCCTTCGACAACTACCGCATCCCGGCCACCGCGATCCTCGGCGCCACCCCCGGCCACGGCTTCGCCCAAATGATGAAAGGGCTGGAAACCGGACGCATCCAGGTCGCCGCCCGCGCCCTCGGGGTGGCCACCGCCGCCCTCGAAGACGCCCTGGCCTATGCCCAACACCGCGAAAGCTTCGGCCAACCCATCTGGAAACACCAATCGGTCGGCAACTACCTCGCCGACATGGCCACCAAACTCACCGCCGCCCGCCAACTCACCCACCACGCCGCCACCCGCTACGACAGCGGCGCCCGCTGCGACATGGAAGCCGGCATGGCCAAACTCTTCGCCTCCGAAACCGCCATGGAAATCGCCCTGAACGCCGTACGCATCCACGGCGGCTACGGCTACTCCACCGAATACGACGTCGAACGCTACCTACGCGACGCCCCCCTGATGATCGTCGGCGAAGGCACCAACGAAATCCAACGCAACGTCATCGCCGCACAGTTGGTCTCACGCGGAGGGCTATAGCCGTGCGTCCAGCGCCCGCCTACCAGGTCCTGAGTCGGCAGCTGCGCGATGAGATCGCGGCCGGCCGGTACCGGGACGGCGCGCGCCTGCCCACCGAGTCGGAACTGGTGGAGCGCCACGGCGTCAGCCGGCAGACCGTGCGGCGGGCGTTCCAGGATCTGGTCGCCGAGGGCGTGGTGTACCGGGTCCCGGGCCGCGGCACCTACGCCGACGAGTCCGCCGTGCGGTATCTGCGCCAACTCGGCTCGATCGAAGACCTGATGAGCCTGTCCGAGGACACCACGATGGAGGTGCTGCGCGGATTGGCGCGCCGCGTCGACGTCGATGCGGCCAGCCGGCTGCGCCTCGACGACGACGTCGTCTACACCGTCGTGTTCCGGCGACTGCACGGCGGGATCCCATTCGTCCTGACCCGGGTGCACCTGGTCGAGGACGTCGCGGCCGCGGTGCTCGACGCACCGGAGCTCGCCACGGGCGCGGTGAGCCCGCACACCATCATCGGTCTGCTGGAACCGCAGCTGCGCTACCCGATTACCGAGGCGGCGCAGTCGATCACGGTCGCGGCCGCCGATGCCGAGGTGGCCGCCGCGGTGGGCTGCGAACTGGGGCATCCGATGTTGCGGGTGGATCGGCTGTATTCGGACTCCACCGGCAACCCCGTCGAACTGTCCGTCAGCCACTTCCTGCCCGAGCAGTACACCTACCGGGTGACGTTGCGCCGCTCTCAGTGATTTCGGTGCGCCTGGGGGCGCTCAGCGCGTCTCAGCGCACCGAAATGGCCCGGCGAATCTCGGCGATCACGCGCTCGGGCCGTTCGATCAGATCCCACCAGGTGAATCGCAGCACCTGCCACCCGCGTAACACCAGGAAGTTCTGCCGACTCCGATCCGCCACGAACTCCTCGACACCGCTGTGGAAGGCGAAGCCGTCGATCTCGATGGCCACCTTGGGTTCGGGGAATGCGAAGTCAACGAAGAACGGCCCCACCGGAAAGTTGGCCGCCCATCCGGTGATCGCGGCGTTCTGCAGTAGCCGCACCACGATCCGTTCGGCCTTTGACCGACTTCCGTCGTCGGCCGCGAGCAAGTTGATCCGCGCCCGCGGCGCGCCGTAGCGACCCTTGTTCCGCACGTGCGTGCGCCAGAGCTGCTCCAGTTCCGCTTGACCTTGCAGCGCGCGGTCGAGCACGCGTGCCGAGTTCTCCACCGCCGTCAGTGGCAGCGAGGTCACGCGCAGTCCCCGGCGTTCGACAATGTCCTTGGCGCACAGGTCACGTCGACGGATGCGGGTGCCGGGATGCTTTCTGCTGTGGGCGGTCCTGGGCAGGGTGACGTCGACGACGTCGGGTACCGATGTGCTCAGATCGTGCCACCAGGCGGCGGCCGCCCCGCTGGCCACCGCATCGGCGCCGTGGCCCCACACCGCGGCCCGGATTCGTGCCGCAGCGGTGAAGGGCCGATCGTCGGCGAAGTACACGCCGCGCGCAACGCGGCGCCATCTCCCCGACTGCACGCGGCGCCGCACCGCGTCCTTGCTCAACCCTGCCTCCCGGGCTTGGGCCAACGTGATGACACCGTCATGGCTTCGAAGTAGGTGGTCTTCCATGCCTACTTTTGACGGCAGCCGCGCCGTTTTGGTTCCGTTTCCGGCGATTTCGGTGCGCTGGGAGGCGCGTAGCGCCCCCAGGCGCACCGAAATCACTCGATGGCGTCGACGAGGCCCCACCGCAGCGCGGTCGACGGGTCGATCGTCGCGCCGGAGAGCACCAGATAGGCCGTGCGCCACCGCCCGATGCGACGGGTGATGCTCACGGTGCCGCCCGCGCCCGGGATCAACCCCAGCGCCAGCTCCGGCAGCCCCAGCACCGCGTCGGGGGCGCACACCACTTCACCGCAGAAGGCGGCCATCTCTAGCCCGCTGCCCAGCACCTGGCCGTGCACCTCGGCACGGCAGGCCCGTCCGAGGCGGCGGGTCACCGCGTCCAGCGCCAGCGCCGGGCTGTACCGGGTGCGGGCCAGATGCGCCGAGGACGGATTCTCGAAGCTACCGAACTCGGCCAGATCCCCTCCGCTGCAGAATGATCGGCCGTTGCCGCCCAGCACCACCGCGTCGATGTCGGTGTCGAGCAGCGCCACCTCCAGCGCCTCCAGCAAGGCGGCGCGGGCGTCGGTGCTGAACGCGTTGTGCCGCTGCGGGCGGTTGAACCGGATGTGTAGCGTGGCGCCGTCGCGGTGCGCGACCACCGGGTCGGGCAGCGCGGGCACCGTCGCCGGTCCGCGTTCGGCGAGCCACCGGGCGAACTCCGGGCCCGACTGCAGCGTCGAATACGCCAGCGATTCGGTGATCACGCCGGGAAACGCCGGCGCGTCCACGTCCAGGGCACGCAGCACGTCGTCGCAGACCGCGGCGGCCTGCGGCCACGTCGCGACGCGTTGTGACAACTCGGCCAGCGCGTCCGGCACCGACGGCACGGTCACGATCCGCCGATCCTCGACCACCGCCTCGGTGAGCGCGAAAGTCGCCCGTGTCAACCAGAATTCGGCATCGGCGGCGGCGGGGTCGCCGACGGCGATCAGCACGTCCGGCGGTCCTGGCGGCGTCGGCGCGGGCGGTTCCGCCAGGTCGACGACGCGCACTAGGACCCGTACTTCTCGATCAGGCTCTGCTTGTAAAGCTTGCCGGTGTCGGTGCGCGGCAACTGGGCCTCGAAGGAAATGGTGCGCGGACACTTGTAGTGCGCCAGCCGGTCCCGCAGCCATCCCAGCAGTTCCTCGCCGAACTCCGCGGTGGCGTCGGCCGGGTCGACGGTTTGCACCACGGCCTTGACGGCCTCGCCCATGTCGGGGTGCGGGATGCCGAACACCGCGGCGTCCATCACCTTCGGGTGGGTGACGAGCATATTCTCGGCCTCCTGCGGGTAGATGTTGACCCCGCCGGAGATGATCATGTGGTGGCGGCGGTCGGTCAGATACAGGTAGCCGTCCTCGTCGACATAGCCGATGTCGCCCACCGTTTTCCAGCCGTGGGAGTCCCGCGAGGCGGCGGTCTTCTCGGCGTCGTTGAGGTACTCGAAGTCGAAGCCGCCCTCGAAGTACACCTCGCCGGCCTGCCCCGGCGGCAACTCGTTGCCGTCCTCGTCGAGGATGTGCACCGCGGCCAGCATCGGCTTGCCCACCGAACCCGGGTGCTGGAGCCACTCTTCGGCCGTGATCAGCGTGGCCCCGATGGCCTCGGACGAGGCGTAGTACTCGTCGACGATCGGGCCCCACCAGTCGATCATCTGCTTCTTGATGTCCACCGGGCACGGCGCGGCCGCGTGCATGACCCGCTGTAACGACGACACGTCATACGAATTGCGCACGTCCTCAGGCAGTTTCAGCATGCGGGTGAACATCGCGGGTACGAACTGACCGTGGGTGACCCGGTACTTCTGGATCGCGTCGAGGCAGCCCTCGGCGTCGAACTTCTCCATCACCACGGTGGTGATACTGGCGGCCTGGATCTGCATGGACCACACCGACGGCGCGGTGTGATAGAGCGGGGCCGGACTCAGGTACACCGCGTCCGGGGTCATCCAGAAGCCGATCAACCCGGCCATCATGCCGGGCTCCTCGGACGGGGGCACGTGCGGCAGGGGTCGCTTGATGCCCTTGGGCCGGCCGGTGGTGCCCGATGAGTACTGCAGCAGATCGCCCTCGATCTCGTCGTCGATCGGGGTGTCCGGCAGGTCGGCGACGGCCTCGGGGTAACGCTGCCAGCCGTCCAGGTCGCCGTCGGCGATCAGCAGCACCTCGGGCAACCCGTTCGGCAGTTCGGCGCTCAGGCCCGCGAGCGTGTCCCGCAGCGCGGCCGAGCCGATGATCGCCGATGCGCCGCAGTTGTCGACGATGTAGGCCGCCTCGGCGGCGGTCAGGTGCGTGTTGATCGGCACGTAGTACAAACCGCTGCGCCGCGCACCCCACATGACGGCATGCATGTGCTGGTTGTTCTCCATCAGGATCGCGACGGAGTCGCCCTCCTTGAGGCCGTTGGCCCGGAAGAAATGCGCGAGCCGATTGGCCCGGGCCTCGAGCTCGGCGAAGCTCAGAACGGTCCCGGAGGGATACATCACAATGGCAGGTTTGTCGGCGCCGACATGCTCACGGATCTGCATGGGGTGACTCTACGATGCGGACCAGTTGACGGGTGTCAAGAGGGTCGGTTTTTCGGATGCTCTAGATTCATCGGCGCACAAGTGGGTAAGCAACCCCCGCGCTCCGCGCGAACCCCGCCAAACCAACCCGAAAGCAGTCATGCCTGAGGAGTCCACAATCGAGTCCGCCACAGATCTCGCCTTCACACTGGCCTGGGTGGCCGGGGCCGTGGTCGCCACCTACTTTCTCGGCGTCGCGCTGTCCTGGGTAGTGCAGCGCATCGGCCGGCGCAGCGCGGTGGTCCGCGCCATCGAGGTGCTGACCCGGATGCCGGTGCGCACCCTGTTCATGCTGATCGCTGCGACCATCGCACTGGGCCGGACCTCCGATCCCGACGCGTCCTGGCGCAGCGCGGCCGACCACACCCTGCGGGTCCTGATGATCGCCGCTGTGACCTGGCTGATCGCCAACCTCGTGCGGCTCGCCGAGCGACGGATGATCGCCCGCTTCGCCGGCGGCGCCACCGGCCTCACCGACGCCGACGTGCACCGCCGCAAGGTGCAGACCCAGTTGACGGTGCTGCGCCGGCTGGCCGTGGCCATCGTGGTCCTGCTGGGCATCGCCGCCGCACTGATGACGTTCCCGGCCTTCGCCGATATCGGCACCACGCTGTTCGCCTCCGCCGGTGTGTTGTCGGTGGTGGCCGGTCTGGCCGCCCAAACCTCGCTGGGCGCGGTCTTCGCCGGGCTGCAGATCGCCTTCACCGACGCGATCAAGGTCGGCGACGTCGTCGTCATCGAGAAGGAATGGGGCCGGATCGAGGAGATCACCCTGACCTACGTGGTGGTCACCATCTGGGACGAGCGCCGCCTCATCCTGCCGTGCACGTACTTCACCACCACCCCCTTCGAGAACTGGACGCGCAACGCCACCGAGGTGATGGGCATCGTGGAACTCGACGTGGACTTCACCGTCCCGCTCGAGGAAATGCGCGCCGAACTCAAACGGATTCTGGCCGCCAACGAACACCTATGGGACGAGCGCCTCGGCGTCCTGGAGGTCACCAGCGCCATCAACGGTCACGTCCGCGTCTGGATCACCGTCAGTGCGCCGAATTCCAGTGCGCTGTGGGGGCTGCGGTGCGCGGTCCGCGAGGCGATGATCAATTGGCTGCAGCGCCGCGAGTCGGCCCTGCCGCGCTGGCGCTTCGAACCGGCACCCGCCCCGGAGCCTGACCACCGGCCCGTACCGCCCAGTTCCCGAGTGGCCAGCGAGGGCGTGTTCACCGGCAGCGAGGAGGCCGAGGAACGGGCCCGGGCCTTCGAAGGAGAAGACGAGCGGGTCTGATCCGCGGTCGGCCGCAGCTGGCCCGGGATACCCTGCGAGTACGTCCGGTTCCAGCAGAGGAGCAACGATCACCTCGCAGCATCTCCGCGGCGACGCCTCGCACGATCACCGGCTCCGGTGTCTGAGTCTGGTGCCACTGTTCGCGACGCTTTCGGTCGACGACCGACAGCGGGTGGCCGAGGCGGCGTTCACCCGGCGGTACGAGCGCGGCGAGCACGTGTTCCAGCCCGGGGACCAGCCGGGCCTGTACATCGTCCATGTCGGACGGGTCAAGGTGTACCGGCTGCCCGAATCCGGCACTGAACAACTGATCCGCATCCTGGGGCCCGGTGAATTCCTCGGCGAAGCCGCGGTGCTCGGCGACATCCCGGTGGACCACTTCGCGGTGGCCCTCGACCGCACCGAGGTGTGCTCGATCGACCGGCGCAGCATCCTGGACGTGCTGGCCGAACGGCCCACGGTCGCGGTGACGATGCTGCAGACCGTCTCTCATCGGCTGTCGGAGGCCGAGCAGATGGTGTCGTCGCTGACCGGGCGTTCGGTCGAGCAGCGCCTGGTCGGAGAGCTGCTGCGGTTGGCGCATGAGTCCGGGTCGGCACAGTTTCAGTTGCCGTCCACCAAGAAGGACCTCGCCTCCTATCTGGGCACCACGGCCGAAACGTTGAGCCGTCGCCTGTCATCGCTGCAGGACACCGGAGCCATCCGGCTCGGTCCTGGGCGGTTCGTGGAGATCCTTGATGAGCAGGCGCTGCGTTCCGGTGCGCTTTCCGGCTGACCGGCGGGGAAAGCCGCGAACGACCCGGCCGCGGATCGCGGCGATCGGCAGGAACGGCCTGTCCCAGTGCCGGCTGTCGTTGGAGTACGCCCGATTGTCACCGAGCAGGTAGACCTGGCCGTCGGGAACGGTCGTACCGCCGAGCCGGTCCCCCGGCAGCCCCGCCACCCGCTTGACCAGCGTGCGGTTGAGTTCGGTGCTGTCGATCACCACCACGTGGCCGCGGCGGATGCGGTGCTTTCGGCGCCGCACGACGGTGAACACCCATTGCCCGGGTCGCAGCGTCGGCCACATCGACCACGACTCCACCCGGGTGACGAAGAACAGCTGGCGGCGCAGCAGCATCGCCACCGCCGCAGCGAGTGCGACGGTGGCGATGGCCGCCAGCGATGCAGCCAGGATTCCGGTCATGGCTCAGTGGTGGACCAGGTCGGCGTGCCGGTGACCGTGCTGGTGGTGATCGTGGTCCTCGC from Mycolicibacterium sp. MU0053 includes:
- a CDS encoding acyl-CoA dehydrogenase family protein, translated to MDDVNDEEQMLVQTVRAFIDREVKPTVREVEHANQYPEAWIEQMKHLGIYGLAIPEQYGGTPVSMPCYVEVTQELARGWMSLAGAMGGHTVVAKLLTLFGTDDQKQRYLPAMATGELRATMALTEPGGGSDLQAMTTTARTDGDDLVITGAKTWISNARRSGLIALLCKTDPTAVPKHKGISIVLAEHGDGLTVSRDLPKLGYKGVESCELAFDNYRIPATAILGATPGHGFAQMMKGLETGRIQVAARALGVATAALEDALAYAQHRESFGQPIWKHQSVGNYLADMATKLTAARQLTHHAATRYDSGARCDMEAGMAKLFASETAMEIALNAVRIHGGYGYSTEYDVERYLRDAPLMIVGEGTNEIQRNVIAAQLVSRGGL
- a CDS encoding S26 family signal peptidase; the protein is MTGILAASLAAIATVALAAAVAMLLRRQLFFVTRVESWSMWPTLRPGQWVFTVVRRRKHRIRRGHVVVIDSTELNRTLVKRVAGLPGDRLGGTTVPDGQVYLLGDNRAYSNDSRHWDRPFLPIAAIRGRVVRGFPRRSAGKRTGTQRLLIKDLHEPPRTEPDGSGVLQR
- a CDS encoding enoyl-CoA hydratase/isomerase family protein codes for the protein MRVVDLAEPPAPTPPGPPDVLIAVGDPAAADAEFWLTRATFALTEAVVEDRRIVTVPSVPDALAELSQRVATWPQAAAVCDDVLRALDVDAPAFPGVITESLAYSTLQSGPEFARWLAERGPATVPALPDPVVAHRDGATLHIRFNRPQRHNAFSTDARAALLEALEVALLDTDIDAVVLGGNGRSFCSGGDLAEFGSFENPSSAHLARTRYSPALALDAVTRRLGRACRAEVHGQVLGSGLEMAAFCGEVVCAPDAVLGLPELALGLIPGAGGTVSITRRIGRWRTAYLVLSGATIDPSTALRWGLVDAIE
- a CDS encoding Crp/Fnr family transcriptional regulator, translating into MPLFATLSVDDRQRVAEAAFTRRYERGEHVFQPGDQPGLYIVHVGRVKVYRLPESGTEQLIRILGPGEFLGEAAVLGDIPVDHFAVALDRTEVCSIDRRSILDVLAERPTVAVTMLQTVSHRLSEAEQMVSSLTGRSVEQRLVGELLRLAHESGSAQFQLPSTKKDLASYLGTTAETLSRRLSSLQDTGAIRLGPGRFVEILDEQALRSGALSG
- the fadD4 gene encoding fatty-acid--CoA ligase FadD4; its protein translation is MQIREHVGADKPAIVMYPSGTVLSFAELEARANRLAHFFRANGLKEGDSVAILMENNQHMHAVMWGARRSGLYYVPINTHLTAAEAAYIVDNCGASAIIGSAALRDTLAGLSAELPNGLPEVLLIADGDLDGWQRYPEAVADLPDTPIDDEIEGDLLQYSSGTTGRPKGIKRPLPHVPPSEEPGMMAGLIGFWMTPDAVYLSPAPLYHTAPSVWSMQIQAASITTVVMEKFDAEGCLDAIQKYRVTHGQFVPAMFTRMLKLPEDVRNSYDVSSLQRVMHAAAPCPVDIKKQMIDWWGPIVDEYYASSEAIGATLITAEEWLQHPGSVGKPMLAAVHILDEDGNELPPGQAGEVYFEGGFDFEYLNDAEKTAASRDSHGWKTVGDIGYVDEDGYLYLTDRRHHMIISGGVNIYPQEAENMLVTHPKVMDAAVFGIPHPDMGEAVKAVVQTVDPADATAEFGEELLGWLRDRLAHYKCPRTISFEAQLPRTDTGKLYKQSLIEKYGS
- a CDS encoding mechanosensitive ion channel family protein, coding for MPEESTIESATDLAFTLAWVAGAVVATYFLGVALSWVVQRIGRRSAVVRAIEVLTRMPVRTLFMLIAATIALGRTSDPDASWRSAADHTLRVLMIAAVTWLIANLVRLAERRMIARFAGGATGLTDADVHRRKVQTQLTVLRRLAVAIVVLLGIAAALMTFPAFADIGTTLFASAGVLSVVAGLAAQTSLGAVFAGLQIAFTDAIKVGDVVVIEKEWGRIEEITLTYVVVTIWDERRLILPCTYFTTTPFENWTRNATEVMGIVELDVDFTVPLEEMRAELKRILAANEHLWDERLGVLEVTSAINGHVRVWITVSAPNSSALWGLRCAVREAMINWLQRRESALPRWRFEPAPAPEPDHRPVPPSSRVASEGVFTGSEEAEERARAFEGEDERV
- a CDS encoding GntR family transcriptional regulator, with translation MRPAPAYQVLSRQLRDEIAAGRYRDGARLPTESELVERHGVSRQTVRRAFQDLVAEGVVYRVPGRGTYADESAVRYLRQLGSIEDLMSLSEDTTMEVLRGLARRVDVDAASRLRLDDDVVYTVVFRRLHGGIPFVLTRVHLVEDVAAAVLDAPELATGAVSPHTIIGLLEPQLRYPITEAAQSITVAAADAEVAAAVGCELGHPMLRVDRLYSDSTGNPVELSVSHFLPEQYTYRVTLRRSQ
- a CDS encoding type IV toxin-antitoxin system AbiEi family antitoxin domain-containing protein, with protein sequence MEDHLLRSHDGVITLAQAREAGLSKDAVRRRVQSGRWRRVARGVYFADDRPFTAAARIRAAVWGHGADAVASGAAAAWWHDLSTSVPDVVDVTLPRTAHSRKHPGTRIRRRDLCAKDIVERRGLRVTSLPLTAVENSARVLDRALQGQAELEQLWRTHVRNKGRYGAPRARINLLAADDGSRSKAERIVVRLLQNAAITGWAANFPVGPFFVDFAFPEPKVAIEIDGFAFHSGVEEFVADRSRQNFLVLRGWQVLRFTWWDLIERPERVIAEIRRAISVR